A portion of the Mytilus galloprovincialis chromosome 12, xbMytGall1.hap1.1, whole genome shotgun sequence genome contains these proteins:
- the LOC143054297 gene encoding two pore potassium channel protein sup-9-like: protein MKRQNVRTLSLIICTFTYLLIGAAVFDSLESDFEIENRRNLRERERKIREKYNITDEHFEKIRINVIKSKPYQAGTQWKFSGALYFSLVVVAVIGYGHSTPKTVSGKLFCMGYALAGIPLCIIMFQSVGERLNTFMSYGLKQIKKCFRLKKTEVSQTDLIFVTMNLSTIIVAVGALIFSHYESWEYIDSLYYCFITLTTIGFGDYVALQKKDKVQTHYYAFSLLFILFGLTVISAAMNLLVLRFLTLNSEDERRDELEAAIAAQNAVHLEGDVITGNAGVVGNAQERPDFQETLSVCSCSCYKWRSARDKIYGATNNPTRTKSFMSNNVTTTKEDNNSETDSFLLWQRSKRASF, encoded by the exons ATGAAAAGACAGAACGTGCGAACCTTGTCATTGATCATATGTACATTTACCTATCTTCTCATTGGAGCTGCAGTCTTTGATTCACTTGAATCTGACTTTGAAATAGAAAATAGACGAAATCTACGAGAAAGAGAACGCAAAATCAGAGAAAAATATAATATCACGgatgaacattttgaaaaaattcGAATCAACGTTATAAAATCGAAACCATATCAAGCCGGTACCCAGTGGAAATTTTCTGGTGCCTTATACTTCTCTTTAGTTGTTGTAGCCGTTATAG gTTATGGACATAGTACCCCTAAAACTGTAAGTGGCAAGTTGTTCTGCATGGGATATGCATTAGCTGGAATTCCACTATGTATAATTATGTTCCAAAGCGTGGGCGAAAGACTTAACACATTCATGTCGTATGGattgaaacaaattaaaaaatgttttcgactgAAGAAAACAGAGGTGTCCCAAACGGACTTGATTTTTGTGACAATGAATCTTTCTACAATTATCGTAGCCGTTGGAGCTTTAATATTTTCTCACTATGAAAGTTGGGAGTACATTGATTCTCTGTACTATTGTTTTATCACATTGACAACGATTGGGTTTGGCGATTATGTAGctttacaaaaaaaagataaagtaCAGACGCATTACTATGCATTCAGcttactttttattttgtttggatTGACAGTTATATCAGCTGCAATGAATTTGTTGGTGTTGCGTTTCCTTACTCTAAATTCTGAAGATGAAAGACGAGACGAACTTGAGGCAGCAATAGCTGCCCAGAATGCAGTTCATCTTGAAGGCGACGTCATAACCGGAAACGCAGGTGTTGTGGGTAATGCACAAGAGCGACCTGATTTTCAAGAGACTTTATCAGTATGTTCATGCTCTTGTTATAAATGGAGGTCAGCCAGAGATAAAATTTATGGTGCAACCAACAACCCAACACGTACAAAATCTTTCATGTCAAACAATGTCACGACAACTAAGGAGGACAACAACTCTGAAACTGATTCATTCTTATTGTGGCAACGTAGTAAACGTGcgtcattttaa